One window from the genome of Rhodococcus sp. ABRD24 encodes:
- a CDS encoding VOC family protein: MTLTLGMITFDSTDPGPLARWWADLTGGTIETENDGWFYMVGIPGWGQKLGFQKVDDPAAGKNRLHMDLGSLDLDAEVDRVLAAGAVEVRRENMDGFRWVVFADPQGNQFCVSGAH; this comes from the coding sequence ATGACATTGACACTGGGCATGATCACGTTCGATTCGACGGACCCCGGGCCGCTTGCGCGCTGGTGGGCAGACCTCACGGGCGGCACGATCGAGACGGAGAACGACGGCTGGTTCTACATGGTCGGGATTCCGGGCTGGGGGCAGAAGCTGGGATTCCAGAAGGTCGATGATCCGGCGGCCGGCAAGAACCGCCTCCACATGGATTTGGGTTCTCTCGACTTGGACGCGGAGGTCGACCGGGTGCTTGCGGCGGGCGCCGTCGAGGTACGCCGGGAGAACATGGACGGCTTCCGCTGGGTGGTGTTCGCCGACCCGCAGGGCAACCAGTTCTGTGTATCCGGTGCGCACTGA
- a CDS encoding Dyp-type peroxidase, whose amino-acid sequence MPDAPLPQSQPVATPLSPAAIFLVATIAPGGETTVRTLLTDVTGLGRAVGLRVPGSNLELVVAIGSTAWDRLFTGPRPAQLHEFVELRGDKHLAPATPGDLLFHIRAQTPDACFELAHQIVKRLDGAATVVDEVHGFQYFENRDLIGFVDGTENPSGQQAVAAVTVGAEDARFAGGSYVHIQRYVHTMADWEALPVTEQERVIGRSKHDDIEMTADVKPANSHVALNAIKDEDGNALEILRANMPYGRVGDEMGTFFIGYCRKPAITEQMLENMFLGNPRGNYDRLLDFSVAVTGSLFFAPTEDFLDALPPAPAI is encoded by the coding sequence ATGCCCGACGCTCCCCTCCCCCAGTCTCAGCCGGTGGCCACACCGCTGTCCCCGGCCGCGATCTTCCTCGTCGCCACCATCGCACCCGGAGGGGAGACGACGGTCCGAACCCTGCTCACCGACGTCACCGGGCTGGGCCGCGCAGTGGGCCTGCGGGTTCCCGGATCCAACCTCGAACTCGTGGTCGCGATCGGATCGACCGCCTGGGACCGGCTGTTCACGGGCCCGCGGCCGGCGCAGCTGCACGAGTTCGTCGAACTGCGCGGCGACAAGCACCTCGCGCCCGCCACCCCGGGCGACCTGCTGTTCCACATCCGGGCGCAAACACCGGATGCGTGCTTCGAGCTCGCCCACCAGATCGTCAAACGTCTCGACGGTGCAGCCACCGTGGTCGACGAGGTGCACGGCTTCCAGTACTTCGAGAACCGTGACCTCATCGGATTCGTGGACGGCACCGAGAACCCGAGTGGACAGCAGGCGGTCGCGGCGGTGACCGTCGGCGCGGAGGATGCGCGATTCGCCGGCGGCTCGTACGTGCACATCCAGCGCTACGTACACACAATGGCCGACTGGGAGGCACTGCCCGTCACCGAGCAGGAGCGAGTGATCGGCCGCAGCAAGCACGACGACATCGAGATGACCGCCGATGTCAAGCCCGCCAACTCACACGTCGCGCTCAACGCCATCAAGGACGAGGACGGCAACGCACTCGAGATCCTGCGCGCCAACATGCCGTACGGCCGGGTCGGCGACGAGATGGGCACATTCTTCATCGGCTACTGCCGGAAGCCCGCTATCACCGAGCAGATGCTCGAGAACATGTTCCTCGGCAACCCGCGTGGCAATTACGATCGGCTGCTCGACTTCTCGGTCGCCGTCACCGGTTCGCTGTTCTTCGCCCCCACCGAGGACTTCCTCGACGCACTGCCGCCGGCCCCGGCGATCTGA
- the purS gene encoding phosphoribosylformylglycinamidine synthase subunit PurS, whose product MARVVVDVMPKAEILDPQGQAIVGALSRLGHAGVSDVRQGKRFELEVDDTVSDDELATIAESLLANTVIEDWKVTRVQ is encoded by the coding sequence GTGGCCCGTGTCGTTGTCGATGTCATGCCCAAGGCCGAAATTCTCGACCCTCAGGGGCAGGCCATTGTCGGGGCCCTGTCTCGACTCGGTCATGCCGGTGTGTCGGATGTTCGGCAGGGTAAGCGATTCGAACTCGAGGTCGACGACACCGTCAGCGACGACGAGCTCGCGACGATCGCCGAGTCGCTGCTGGCGAACACGGTGATCGAGGACTGGAAGGTCACGCGAGTCCAGTGA
- a CDS encoding MBL fold metallo-hydrolase: MRLTHFGHSCVLVELDGAKILFDPGNFSHGFEGITGLDAILITHQHPDHADPARLPALVDANPGAGLYADPQTTAMLGDAWTAVYPGDVFNVGEVQVTGTGGTHAVIHPEIPLIDNTAYLLGDAENPAKLMHPGDSLFVPEQKVDVLAIPAAAPWLKISESVDYLRAVHPRVAVPIHQGIVAKEARGIYYGRLTEMGPGGTEFRVLPEESSVEVS, encoded by the coding sequence ATGCGACTGACGCACTTCGGCCACTCCTGTGTCCTCGTTGAACTCGATGGCGCGAAAATCCTGTTCGACCCGGGCAACTTCTCGCACGGATTCGAGGGGATCACGGGCCTCGACGCCATCCTGATCACCCACCAGCACCCCGACCATGCCGACCCGGCACGGCTCCCCGCGCTGGTCGACGCGAACCCCGGCGCGGGCTTGTACGCCGACCCACAGACGACGGCGATGCTGGGCGATGCGTGGACGGCGGTGTACCCGGGCGACGTCTTCAACGTCGGCGAGGTCCAGGTGACCGGCACCGGTGGCACGCACGCGGTGATCCATCCGGAGATCCCGCTGATCGACAACACCGCGTACCTGCTCGGCGATGCCGAGAACCCGGCCAAGCTGATGCACCCGGGTGACTCGCTTTTCGTCCCGGAGCAGAAAGTGGACGTGCTGGCGATCCCCGCGGCGGCCCCGTGGCTGAAGATCTCCGAGTCGGTCGACTACCTGCGCGCGGTGCATCCGAGGGTCGCGGTCCCGATCCACCAGGGCATCGTCGCAAAGGAGGCCCGGGGCATCTACTACGGGCGTCTCACCGAAATGGGACCGGGCGGAACGGAATTCCGCGTTCTCCCGGAAGAGTCGAGCGTCGAGGTTTC
- a CDS encoding CPBP family intramembrane glutamic endopeptidase: MRRPPALFAAAALVAWNNGLLPSMGLSPRGRATAGTLLALGATGTALAAGLSRNELGLGNIRSGLRWGSVTAGVPVAAYAVLLAVPALHDRLALTAEVRHDFAEWVAAHIPFGTVVTEELLFRSVLTALTERAWPPGAAAAVRAAVFGLWHVHPARVAGDPVVGTVALTAASSLLFDGLRRASGSVLAPALLHLVINVGGALALRRITVVRGVAETPLPPV; encoded by the coding sequence GTGAGACGGCCACCGGCGCTGTTCGCGGCGGCGGCGCTGGTGGCGTGGAACAACGGGCTGCTGCCGTCGATGGGGCTGTCGCCGCGGGGTCGTGCGACAGCAGGGACACTGCTCGCGCTCGGTGCGACCGGGACGGCGCTGGCGGCTGGTTTGAGCCGAAACGAACTGGGGCTGGGCAACATTCGCTCGGGCTTGCGGTGGGGGAGTGTGACAGCTGGCGTGCCGGTCGCTGCATACGCGGTGCTGCTCGCGGTGCCGGCGCTGCACGACAGGCTCGCCCTCACCGCCGAGGTGCGGCACGACTTCGCCGAGTGGGTCGCCGCACACATCCCGTTCGGGACCGTAGTCACGGAGGAACTGCTGTTCCGCAGTGTGCTGACCGCGCTGACCGAGCGCGCTTGGCCGCCTGGGGCGGCCGCCGCGGTCCGGGCTGCGGTGTTCGGTCTGTGGCACGTGCACCCGGCTCGGGTGGCGGGGGATCCGGTGGTGGGCACGGTCGCGCTGACGGCGGCCTCGTCGCTGCTGTTCGACGGGCTGCGCCGCGCGAGCGGTAGCGTCCTCGCCCCCGCGTTGCTGCACCTGGTGATCAATGTCGGTGGCGCGCTGGCGCTTCGGCGGATCACTGTCGTTCGGGGCGTCGCCGAGACCCCGCTACCGCCCGTGTGA
- the purQ gene encoding phosphoribosylformylglycinamidine synthase subunit PurQ → MSAATTGKTGARIGVITFPGTLDDVDAARAVRLAGGEAVSLWHGDADLKGVDAVIVPGGFSYGDYLRCGAIARFAPVMGEVVKAADGGMPVLGICNGFQVLCEAGLLPGALTRNAGLHFVCRDQWLKVESNSTAWSSRYEVGAEILVPLKSGEGRYQASERVLDELEGEGRVVFRYAGENPNGSQRGIAGIASANGRVVGLMPHPEHATEALTGPSDDGLGMFYSALESVLTA, encoded by the coding sequence ATGAGCGCAGCGACGACCGGTAAGACCGGCGCGCGTATCGGAGTCATCACGTTCCCGGGCACGCTCGACGACGTCGACGCTGCCCGCGCTGTCCGCCTGGCCGGCGGCGAGGCCGTCAGCCTGTGGCACGGCGACGCCGACCTCAAGGGCGTGGACGCGGTCATCGTGCCCGGTGGTTTCTCGTACGGCGACTACCTGCGCTGTGGTGCCATCGCACGCTTCGCGCCGGTGATGGGCGAGGTCGTCAAGGCTGCCGACGGCGGCATGCCGGTCCTCGGCATCTGCAATGGCTTCCAGGTGCTGTGCGAGGCGGGTCTGTTGCCGGGCGCGCTGACCCGCAACGCGGGTCTGCACTTCGTATGCCGCGACCAGTGGCTGAAGGTCGAGTCCAACTCGACGGCATGGTCGTCTCGCTACGAGGTGGGTGCCGAGATCCTCGTTCCACTCAAGTCGGGTGAGGGCCGCTACCAGGCCTCCGAGCGGGTGCTCGACGAGCTCGAGGGTGAGGGCCGCGTGGTGTTCCGCTACGCCGGCGAGAATCCGAACGGCTCGCAGCGTGGCATCGCCGGCATCGCCTCGGCCAACGGCCGCGTCGTGGGTCTCATGCCGCACCCCGAGCATGCCACCGAGGCGCTCACCGGCCCGAGCGACGATGGACTCGGCATGTTCTACTCCGCGCTCGAGAGCGTGCTGACGGCCTGA
- a CDS encoding sterol carrier family protein, whose translation MPARRAVDPAELRSALLAVGLWLRGEEATKPARAELAAAVRLSARTLEDVAPGSSVEVRVPPFVAVQCIEGPRHTRGTPPNVVETDPRTWLLLATGLLGFDEASTGGVLTASGSRAGEIAHWLPLLRL comes from the coding sequence ATGCCTGCCCGCCGCGCCGTCGACCCCGCCGAACTCCGCAGCGCGCTGCTCGCCGTGGGGCTGTGGCTGCGGGGCGAGGAGGCTACCAAGCCGGCCCGCGCCGAGCTGGCCGCCGCGGTGCGGCTCAGCGCCCGCACGCTCGAGGATGTCGCGCCCGGGTCCAGCGTCGAGGTGCGGGTGCCGCCGTTCGTCGCGGTGCAGTGCATCGAGGGCCCGCGGCACACGCGCGGAACTCCGCCGAATGTGGTCGAGACCGACCCCCGGACCTGGCTGCTGCTCGCGACCGGGCTCTTGGGATTCGACGAGGCGTCAACGGGAGGGGTGCTCACCGCTTCGGGCAGCCGGGCGGGTGAGATCGCACACTGGCTGCCGCTGTTGCGCCTGTGA
- a CDS encoding M18 family aminopeptidase, translated as MPLMTQADAPGLCSFVDASPSPFHVCTTVAAALTEHGFTALRETEAWPSAPGRYYLIRGGSLIAWSTEGVRESGAAVASQPFRIVGGHTDSPNLRVKQHPDLLSAGWQLVGLEPYGGALLNSWLDRDLGVSGRLSVRAGDTVEDVLIRVDRPILRVPQLAIHLSEDRKGIQLDPQRHVNAVWGTGTEPRSFIGFLAAEAGVSPESVLGWELMTHDLAPSVVVGGDASLISAPRLDNQGTCYAGMRALLAAVDEPGRCTPVLALFDHEEVGSMSDRGAFSDLLNSVLERIVLLRGGGREDFLRAMSGSVCASGDMAHATHPNYPDRHEPAHRIAVNGGPVLKVNQNLRYASDARGSAEFALACDRARVPLQRYVHRADLPCGSTIGPITASRTGLSTVDVGAPQLAMHSSRELMGVDDIRMYADALAAFLTPAR; from the coding sequence ATGCCATTGATGACGCAGGCCGACGCCCCCGGATTGTGTTCGTTCGTTGACGCGTCGCCGTCGCCGTTTCACGTGTGCACGACGGTCGCGGCCGCGCTCACCGAGCACGGATTCACCGCACTACGGGAGACCGAGGCCTGGCCCTCGGCGCCCGGTCGGTACTACCTGATTCGTGGTGGATCGCTGATCGCATGGAGCACAGAGGGCGTGCGGGAATCCGGTGCGGCTGTTGCTTCGCAGCCGTTCCGGATCGTCGGCGGGCACACGGACAGCCCGAACCTGCGGGTCAAGCAGCACCCGGACCTGTTGTCGGCCGGATGGCAGCTGGTGGGCCTCGAGCCCTACGGCGGTGCGCTGCTCAATTCGTGGCTGGACCGCGACCTCGGGGTGTCCGGTCGGCTCAGCGTCCGGGCGGGCGACACTGTCGAGGACGTGTTGATCCGGGTCGACCGGCCGATCCTGCGGGTGCCGCAGCTGGCGATTCACCTGTCCGAGGACCGCAAGGGCATTCAGCTGGACCCGCAGCGGCACGTGAACGCGGTGTGGGGGACGGGCACGGAGCCGCGGTCCTTCATCGGCTTCCTCGCTGCCGAGGCCGGGGTCTCGCCGGAGTCGGTGCTGGGGTGGGAGCTGATGACGCACGACCTCGCACCCAGTGTGGTGGTCGGTGGGGACGCGTCCCTGATCAGTGCGCCCCGGCTGGACAATCAGGGCACCTGCTATGCGGGGATGCGGGCGTTGCTCGCGGCCGTCGACGAGCCGGGCCGGTGCACCCCCGTGCTCGCGCTGTTCGATCACGAAGAGGTGGGCAGCATGTCTGATCGGGGTGCGTTCTCGGACCTGCTGAACTCCGTGCTCGAGCGAATCGTGCTGCTGCGCGGCGGTGGGCGTGAGGATTTCCTGCGTGCGATGTCCGGCTCGGTGTGTGCGTCCGGCGACATGGCGCACGCGACGCACCCGAACTATCCGGACCGGCACGAGCCTGCTCACCGGATTGCGGTCAACGGCGGACCGGTGTTGAAGGTGAACCAGAACCTGCGCTACGCGTCCGATGCTCGCGGCTCCGCCGAGTTCGCGTTGGCGTGCGACCGAGCGAGGGTACCGCTGCAGCGGTACGTACATCGAGCGGACTTGCCGTGTGGCTCGACGATCGGTCCCATCACCGCGTCGCGGACCGGCCTGTCCACTGTCGATGTCGGTGCGCCGCAGCTGGCGATGCACTCCTCGCGTGAACTGATGGGTGTCGATGACATCCGGATGTACGCGGACGCACTGGCAGCATTCCTCACTCCTGCACGGTAG
- the purL gene encoding phosphoribosylformylglycinamidine synthase subunit PurL, producing MSPQVDTVTHASATPDVAQPFKELGLKDDEYARIKEILGRRPTDAELAMYSVMWSEHCSYKSSKVHLKYFGETTTDEMKASMLAGIGENAGVVDIGDGWAVTFKVESHNHPSYIEPYQGAATGVGGIVRDIMAMGARPIAVMDQLRFGAADHADTRRVVDGVVRGVGGYGNSLGLPNIGGETVFDASYQGNPLVNALCAGAMRVEDLHLAFASGAGNKIILFGARTGLDGIGGVSVLASETFDESSGGRPKKLPAVQVGDPFTEKVLIECCLDLYKAKLVVGIQDLGGAGLSCATSELAAAGDGGMHIDLDLVPMRATGMTAAEVLSSESQERMCAVVTPENVDAFMEVCKKWDVLATVIGEVTDGEHLVIDWHGETVVDVPPRTVAHEGPVYERPVKRPDTQDALIANSTAGLERPATADELEATLLKMIASPALCSRKWITEQYDRYVRGNTVLAENADGGMVRIDEETGRGIALATDASGRYTMLDPYAGAQLALAEAFRNVAVTGATPKAVSNCLNFGSPEDPGVMWQFQQAVRGLADGCAQLGIPVTGGNVSFYNQTGATAILPTPVVAVLGVIDDVHRRIPTGVGLEPGETLILLGETRDELDGSIWAQVEHGHLGGVPPKVDLEREQLLADILLAGSRDGLISAAHDLSEGGLAQAVVEAALAGETGCRILLPEDADPFVMLFSESAGRVLVAVPRTEETRFTGMCSARGLPWVRIGVVDEGSDSVEVQGQFSVTMAKLRETAESTLPALFG from the coding sequence GTGTCTCCGCAGGTAGATACCGTCACGCACGCTTCCGCGACTCCCGACGTCGCCCAGCCCTTCAAGGAGCTGGGCCTCAAGGACGACGAGTACGCCCGCATCAAGGAGATTCTCGGCCGCCGTCCCACCGATGCCGAACTCGCGATGTACTCGGTGATGTGGAGCGAGCACTGCTCCTACAAGTCCTCGAAGGTGCACCTCAAGTACTTCGGCGAGACCACCACCGACGAGATGAAAGCCTCGATGCTCGCGGGCATCGGCGAGAACGCGGGCGTCGTCGACATCGGCGACGGCTGGGCGGTCACCTTCAAGGTCGAGTCGCACAACCACCCGTCGTACATCGAGCCGTACCAGGGCGCGGCCACCGGCGTCGGCGGCATCGTCCGCGACATCATGGCGATGGGCGCGCGTCCGATTGCGGTCATGGACCAGCTGCGCTTCGGCGCCGCGGATCACGCCGACACCCGTCGCGTCGTAGACGGTGTCGTGCGCGGCGTCGGCGGCTACGGCAACTCCCTCGGCCTGCCCAACATCGGCGGTGAGACCGTCTTCGACGCGTCCTACCAGGGCAACCCGCTCGTGAACGCACTGTGCGCCGGCGCGATGCGCGTCGAGGACCTGCACCTGGCGTTCGCGTCCGGCGCGGGTAACAAGATCATTCTGTTCGGCGCCCGCACTGGGCTCGACGGCATCGGCGGCGTGTCCGTGCTCGCATCGGAGACCTTCGACGAGAGCTCGGGCGGACGCCCCAAGAAGCTCCCCGCCGTCCAGGTGGGTGACCCGTTCACCGAGAAGGTGCTCATCGAGTGCTGCCTCGACCTGTACAAGGCCAAGCTGGTCGTCGGTATCCAGGACCTCGGCGGCGCCGGACTGTCCTGCGCCACGTCGGAGCTGGCAGCTGCCGGTGACGGCGGCATGCACATCGACCTCGACCTGGTCCCGATGCGTGCCACCGGCATGACTGCTGCCGAGGTGCTCTCCAGTGAGTCTCAGGAGCGCATGTGCGCGGTGGTCACTCCCGAGAACGTCGATGCGTTCATGGAGGTCTGCAAGAAGTGGGACGTCCTCGCCACTGTCATCGGTGAGGTCACCGATGGTGAGCACCTCGTCATCGACTGGCACGGCGAAACCGTCGTCGACGTCCCGCCGCGCACTGTCGCGCACGAGGGCCCGGTGTACGAGCGCCCCGTCAAGCGTCCCGACACGCAGGACGCACTGATCGCGAACTCCACCGCGGGGCTCGAGCGCCCCGCGACCGCGGACGAACTCGAGGCGACATTGCTGAAGATGATCGCGTCGCCGGCGCTGTGCAGCCGCAAGTGGATCACCGAGCAGTACGACCGCTACGTGCGCGGTAACACCGTGCTCGCCGAGAACGCCGACGGTGGCATGGTCCGCATCGACGAGGAGACCGGACGTGGCATCGCGCTGGCCACCGACGCGTCGGGCCGCTACACCATGCTCGACCCGTACGCCGGCGCGCAGCTCGCGCTGGCCGAGGCGTTCCGCAACGTTGCGGTCACCGGAGCGACCCCGAAGGCCGTTTCCAACTGCCTCAACTTCGGTTCGCCTGAGGATCCGGGCGTCATGTGGCAGTTCCAGCAGGCCGTCCGCGGTCTGGCGGACGGCTGCGCGCAGCTCGGCATCCCCGTCACCGGCGGCAACGTCAGCTTCTACAACCAGACCGGCGCGACCGCGATCCTGCCGACCCCGGTAGTCGCGGTCCTGGGTGTGATCGACGACGTGCACCGTCGCATCCCGACCGGAGTCGGCCTCGAGCCCGGCGAGACGCTGATCCTCCTGGGGGAGACTCGCGATGAGCTCGACGGCTCCATCTGGGCGCAGGTCGAACACGGCCACCTCGGCGGCGTGCCGCCGAAGGTCGACCTCGAGCGCGAGCAGCTGCTGGCCGACATCCTGCTGGCCGGATCGCGTGACGGCCTGATCTCGGCTGCGCACGACCTGTCCGAGGGTGGCCTCGCGCAGGCCGTCGTCGAGGCCGCGCTGGCCGGCGAGACCGGCTGCCGGATCCTGCTTCCGGAGGATGCGGACCCGTTCGTGATGCTGTTCTCCGAGTCCGCCGGTCGCGTGCTGGTTGCGGTGCCGCGCACCGAGGAGACCCGCTTCACCGGAATGTGCTCCGCCCGAGGCCTGCCGTGGGTCCGGATCGGTGTCGTCGACGAGGGCTCCGACTCCGTCGAGGTGCAGGGCCAGTTCTCGGTCACGATGGCCAAGCTGCGCGAGACGGCCGAATCGACCTTGCCGGCACTGTTTGGATGA
- a CDS encoding alpha/beta hydrolase, whose product MPAVSRFDDRHPFVVWAWSLLKLDFTGIAFASLFFCWSLTPSLLPRDWLFQGLIGGISAAIGYGVGTAAGWLVYEFGLARRPWWPLPARVMFAIKVFVPVASALAAVIMLVYAAGWQRELSALMNAEGTTTTGYIRTGGLSLLVAAALISLWRVLRDLVRWVARQLNKWLKIPRPAASAAGLAVVLVLVFMLVDGILLRGAYAAINSVFSLQNNQTRAGAVQPAQPERSGSPMSLAPWDSLGFEGRNFVSGGIHADELTAANGTPAKEPIRVYAGLETADDTAARMDIVLDELERTKAFERKTLVIIPTTGTGWVNPTAAQAIELVENGDSALVAAQYSYMPSWISFIADRGRAAVAGNALIRAVHDRWLTKPENTRPKLYVYGESLGTQAGEGAFDGLADIRDTVDGVLWVGPPNSNPLWSALTERRDPGTPEVLPVYADGLVARFADGAGSIPGTPGPWLDPRVLYIQHPSDPVVWWSTDLAFTRPDWLSEPPGFDRLPSMKWFPFVTFWQVSADLANAAGVPDGHGHNYGTVILDGWVAVTTPDGWTPADTERVRGVLESLSGHDGPEK is encoded by the coding sequence ATTCCTGCCGTCTCCCGGTTCGACGATCGCCACCCCTTCGTCGTCTGGGCGTGGAGCCTGCTGAAGCTCGACTTCACCGGCATTGCGTTCGCATCACTGTTCTTCTGCTGGTCCCTGACACCCTCGCTGCTGCCGCGTGACTGGTTGTTCCAGGGACTCATCGGCGGTATCAGCGCCGCGATCGGTTACGGCGTCGGCACCGCGGCCGGCTGGCTGGTCTACGAATTCGGACTGGCCCGCCGCCCTTGGTGGCCGCTTCCCGCCCGCGTCATGTTCGCGATCAAGGTGTTCGTGCCGGTGGCCTCGGCGCTGGCCGCCGTGATCATGCTGGTCTACGCCGCCGGGTGGCAGCGGGAACTGTCCGCGCTCATGAACGCGGAAGGCACCACCACCACCGGTTACATTCGCACCGGCGGTTTGAGTCTGCTGGTCGCGGCCGCCCTGATCTCGTTGTGGCGGGTCCTGCGCGACCTCGTCCGGTGGGTTGCCCGGCAGCTCAACAAGTGGCTCAAGATCCCACGCCCCGCAGCTTCGGCCGCCGGTCTGGCCGTGGTGCTGGTGCTGGTGTTCATGCTCGTCGACGGCATTCTGCTGCGCGGCGCGTATGCCGCGATCAACTCGGTCTTCAGCCTGCAGAACAACCAGACTCGCGCGGGCGCCGTGCAACCGGCACAGCCCGAGCGCTCCGGCAGCCCGATGTCGCTGGCGCCGTGGGACAGTCTCGGATTCGAGGGGCGCAACTTCGTCTCCGGTGGCATCCACGCCGACGAGCTCACCGCGGCGAACGGCACACCGGCGAAAGAACCCATCCGGGTATACGCGGGTCTCGAGACCGCCGACGATACGGCCGCGCGCATGGACATCGTGCTGGACGAACTCGAGCGGACCAAGGCCTTCGAACGTAAGACGCTCGTCATCATTCCGACCACCGGCACCGGTTGGGTCAACCCCACCGCCGCGCAGGCGATCGAACTCGTCGAGAACGGGGACAGCGCGCTCGTCGCGGCCCAGTACTCGTACATGCCGAGCTGGATTTCGTTCATCGCCGACCGAGGCCGGGCCGCGGTCGCCGGCAACGCACTGATCCGTGCGGTGCACGACCGGTGGCTCACCAAGCCCGAGAACACCCGACCCAAGCTGTACGTCTACGGCGAGAGCCTCGGCACGCAGGCAGGTGAGGGAGCCTTCGACGGTCTCGCTGACATTCGGGACACCGTCGACGGTGTGCTGTGGGTCGGTCCGCCCAACTCGAATCCGCTGTGGAGTGCGCTCACCGAGCGCCGTGACCCGGGCACCCCCGAGGTGCTGCCGGTATATGCGGACGGACTCGTGGCGCGGTTCGCGGACGGTGCCGGATCAATTCCCGGTACACCGGGTCCGTGGCTCGATCCTCGCGTGCTGTACATCCAGCATCCGTCGGATCCGGTGGTGTGGTGGTCCACCGATCTCGCCTTCACGCGCCCCGACTGGCTCTCCGAGCCGCCCGGATTCGATCGACTGCCGTCGATGAAGTGGTTCCCGTTCGTCACGTTCTGGCAGGTCAGCGCGGATCTCGCGAATGCGGCGGGCGTACCTGACGGGCACGGACACAACTATGGCACCGTCATCCTCGACGGCTGGGTCGCAGTCACGACCCCCGATGGCTGGACGCCTGCGGACACCGAGCGGGTTCGGGGAGTGCTCGAATCGCTGAGTGGGCACGACGGGCCGGAGAAGTGA